From a region of the Candidatus Auribacterota bacterium genome:
- a CDS encoding DnaJ domain-containing protein, producing MANYYEILEIHQEATRAEVKAAFRSLAKKYHPDFHPRQSSWAHDRMHEILRAYEVLIDDQKRAIYDRTLSHREIRRGSTYRESLKKKGNDPAVCCQLIFLDLLEGRGADALALYERLLTRHPPFRLQSHMRVGDRLDCAFLLAEEYEKQHRSRTAFEQYGALYRDDLIHNYFGHFREEIVLRMRNLMVQFLCGEGNLSYALRGFSEGLRDALPRRERAFIYKKMAECLLRAGDERLARMNLLIALQLNPRLGGIKKIRAKLGMNVKTLTVR from the coding sequence ATGGCGAACTATTACGAGATCCTGGAGATACATCAGGAGGCCACGCGCGCCGAGGTGAAGGCGGCCTTCCGGAGCCTCGCGAAGAAATACCATCCCGATTTTCACCCCCGCCAGAGCAGCTGGGCCCACGACCGGATGCACGAGATCCTGCGCGCCTACGAGGTGCTGATCGACGATCAGAAGCGAGCCATCTATGATCGGACGCTGTCGCACCGGGAAATCCGCAGGGGTTCAACGTACAGGGAATCGCTCAAGAAGAAGGGAAACGATCCCGCAGTGTGCTGCCAGTTGATCTTTCTCGATCTACTCGAGGGACGGGGAGCTGACGCGCTGGCGCTCTATGAGAGACTCCTCACGCGGCACCCGCCATTCAGGCTCCAGTCTCACATGCGGGTGGGCGACCGCCTTGACTGCGCATTTCTCCTCGCGGAGGAATACGAGAAGCAGCACAGGTCGAGGACGGCATTTGAGCAGTACGGCGCGCTCTACCGGGACGATCTCATCCACAACTACTTCGGACATTTCAGGGAGGAGATCGTGCTGCGCATGCGCAACCTCATGGTGCAGTTCCTCTGCGGGGAAGGGAATCTGTCGTACGCGCTCCGGGGCTTCTCGGAGGGGCTCAGGGACGCGCTGCCGCGGAGGGAGCGGGCCTTCATCTACAAGAAGATGGCCGAGTGCCTCCTGCGCGCCGGGGATGAGCGTCTCGCACGGATGAACCTGCTCATCGCCCTCCAGCTCAACCCGAGGCTCGGCGGCATCAAGAAGATACGCGCGAAACTCGGGATGAATGTAAAAACGCTCACCGTGAGGTGA
- a CDS encoding carboxypeptidase regulatory-like domain-containing protein, producing the protein MKTYRALFVATIVLVCTGLARSQEEDQSPTPPPGSSSIQGCVRDADGAPIANAAIEAGLAVLDGTLKHSTLTAATDANGVYTFSNLPSWTVTLSVSAEGYSALRRKSITLSDNQRLAGIDFILKPALTISGRVADSSGQPIQGAELTAVPESEKKLPKPLVSQDAVTAQSGEDGHYTITSLNAGNYTVNARSEQYVPGEAAHVAAGSQHVDFALKGGGGLSGTVRDKTSGKPVPGAGVSIEAEQGPLREELIGSYKFGSKTDNSGSYNISSMDTGSYRLKVTAKGYTEASRSGVGVRAGEETKGIDFSLTPNSRIRGTVTFEGGEPAAGAALLLRSAIGIPVIMGGTFGRSDAIADARGRYEIIKGEAGKQYSVQASLAGYVTSLSQSFQLVPGRDQEDVNLVLKKGLSLSGKVVDEKQNPISGAKVSARKEGGGTFVMDFSQNVPVGKGQEAALTDNEGAFVLDGLEAGMYKIKATAKGYSQSEVGGIRLSSGTAPEPLKIVLQAGITISGRVGDGSGNPLQGAKVRASGRGEGGHISRSAETDEDGRYEIDSLSSGSYKVRTQLKGYAQKEIEDVSPPAKDINFTLSDAGSITGRVVEKETAKPIPRFRYRANKGHASDRALFTFHGKERYSEEGTFETEPLSPDDYSLFVRAEGYAPSMTEGIEVKSGETARVEIKLGPPATIAGKVSSEKGLTPVSGARIALLKEREEEIFTFGFGFDDRDLLGEPVLSDDTGAFRIYGLPVGKFRLKVAHPDFAEETKPVELAKEGETVRVEFILKKGRTISGTVRDGATSSPIAGAVVTISSGKGTGGILEKMIPSMGRKGPGSATSDAAGKWNIANIAPGDYRLLAVHKDYAAPESKSVTVKPDADASGVELVLSGGARVHGTVKDAGGKAVSGARVTAVSENGMARATTDSDGRYALEHLAPGDWMVSVSSGEGAGGDADMTRPVSVAAGDDRALDFTLGGGFSVSGRVISHGAPLAGAYIYFSREEAGEQVSTHGESRKDGSYRVTGFSAGSYEVRVLKGDEGDMKFCDLPARLAVSGDLTGQDIVLPSGVIAGTLADEGGKTLAGVRVRLVKKDEGKTKSAESEIEKQMRELLSLKKSGKGGAFEFAMLGAGNYVLAAEKKGIGRASVTAALASDDGRAEVALTMRPGFPMKLRAVSAASGKPLERAAVRVTDKNGDEVKEETVSAERGVLTVPDLAAGTYRVEVAAEGYAPGKLDAVKVGPEEESATELKLEKGATLTVTVAREKNGPVAGAVVELLDSSGKRYNPPSLSKGFMPGGRTVTGSQGKAKFDRLPEGAFTVKASKAGCTPAEANVTLKKGEDVKISLIQK; encoded by the coding sequence ATGAAAACATATCGCGCATTATTCGTGGCAACTATCGTGCTTGTGTGCACCGGCCTCGCTCGTTCCCAGGAGGAAGATCAGTCGCCGACACCGCCGCCGGGGTCTTCTTCCATCCAAGGATGCGTCAGGGACGCTGACGGGGCCCCCATCGCGAACGCTGCCATCGAGGCAGGACTAGCCGTATTGGATGGTACATTAAAGCACTCCACCCTCACCGCCGCAACCGATGCGAACGGCGTATACACCTTCAGCAATCTTCCCTCGTGGACTGTTACGCTGAGCGTTTCAGCCGAAGGATACAGCGCGCTCAGGAGGAAATCCATCACGCTGAGCGACAATCAGCGCCTTGCGGGAATTGATTTTATTCTCAAGCCTGCTCTCACGATCAGCGGCCGGGTCGCTGATTCGAGCGGACAACCGATTCAAGGGGCGGAACTCACCGCTGTTCCCGAAAGCGAGAAGAAGCTGCCGAAACCTCTCGTCAGCCAGGATGCGGTTACCGCTCAATCAGGAGAAGACGGCCACTACACGATTACTTCACTCAACGCCGGAAACTACACTGTGAATGCCCGCTCGGAGCAATACGTTCCGGGAGAGGCCGCGCACGTGGCTGCCGGCTCGCAGCACGTTGATTTTGCTCTGAAAGGGGGCGGAGGGTTGAGCGGCACTGTCCGTGATAAAACGAGCGGCAAACCCGTGCCGGGCGCCGGAGTGTCAATCGAGGCCGAGCAAGGACCTCTACGCGAAGAGTTGATCGGGTCCTACAAGTTCGGGTCTAAAACTGATAATAGCGGCTCCTATAATATATCTTCCATGGACACAGGTTCTTACAGGCTTAAAGTCACCGCCAAGGGTTACACGGAGGCCAGCCGTTCTGGTGTTGGAGTCCGCGCAGGCGAGGAAACAAAAGGCATTGATTTCTCGCTGACCCCCAATTCCAGAATCAGGGGCACGGTAACATTTGAGGGCGGCGAGCCCGCTGCCGGCGCGGCGCTCCTTTTGAGGTCGGCGATCGGAATCCCGGTTATTATGGGGGGAACATTTGGTCGCTCCGATGCCATTGCAGATGCGCGCGGGAGATATGAAATTATCAAGGGGGAGGCCGGGAAACAATATTCGGTACAAGCTTCTTTGGCCGGCTATGTCACCTCACTATCGCAATCGTTCCAGCTCGTTCCGGGAAGAGATCAGGAAGATGTGAACCTTGTCTTGAAGAAGGGATTGTCGCTCTCCGGCAAGGTGGTGGATGAAAAGCAGAATCCGATTTCCGGCGCCAAGGTCAGCGCGCGGAAAGAAGGAGGAGGAACATTTGTTATGGATTTCAGCCAGAACGTGCCGGTGGGAAAAGGCCAGGAAGCCGCTCTCACGGACAACGAGGGCGCTTTCGTCCTGGATGGCCTTGAGGCAGGCATGTATAAGATAAAGGCTACGGCCAAAGGCTACAGCCAGAGTGAGGTTGGCGGCATCAGACTTTCCAGCGGCACTGCTCCGGAGCCGTTGAAGATAGTTTTACAGGCGGGAATTACTATCTCTGGAAGAGTTGGCGATGGTTCAGGGAATCCGCTTCAGGGGGCAAAGGTTCGCGCGTCAGGCCGGGGAGAGGGCGGGCATATCTCCCGCTCCGCGGAGACGGATGAGGATGGGAGGTATGAGATTGATTCACTCTCTTCCGGAAGCTATAAGGTGAGAACGCAGCTCAAGGGATACGCTCAAAAGGAGATCGAGGACGTGAGCCCGCCGGCAAAGGACATTAATTTTACCCTGTCCGACGCGGGCAGCATAACCGGGCGCGTGGTTGAAAAAGAAACAGCAAAACCCATACCTCGTTTTCGTTACAGAGCCAATAAGGGACATGCCTCTGATCGCGCGCTCTTCACCTTCCATGGAAAAGAGCGATATTCAGAGGAAGGCACGTTCGAGACCGAACCGCTCAGCCCGGATGACTATTCGTTATTTGTCAGGGCCGAGGGGTACGCGCCGTCAATGACTGAGGGCATTGAAGTAAAAAGCGGTGAGACTGCCCGGGTTGAAATCAAACTTGGCCCTCCCGCCACGATCGCCGGCAAGGTGTCAAGCGAGAAGGGACTCACCCCCGTGTCCGGCGCCCGCATCGCTCTCCTGAAAGAGCGGGAAGAGGAGATCTTTACTTTCGGATTTGGATTCGACGACCGTGACCTCCTCGGAGAACCGGTCCTCAGCGACGACACCGGGGCATTCCGAATATATGGACTCCCGGTCGGGAAGTTCAGGCTGAAGGTTGCGCACCCCGACTTTGCCGAGGAGACGAAACCCGTGGAGCTCGCGAAGGAAGGGGAGACGGTTCGTGTCGAGTTCATTCTTAAGAAGGGGCGTACGATCTCGGGCACCGTGCGGGACGGTGCGACCTCTTCACCCATCGCCGGGGCCGTGGTGACAATCTCCTCCGGCAAGGGCACAGGGGGGATACTGGAGAAAATGATCCCCTCCATGGGGCGCAAGGGGCCGGGCTCCGCGACGAGTGATGCGGCGGGGAAATGGAATATCGCGAACATCGCGCCGGGGGACTATCGTCTCCTCGCCGTGCACAAGGACTATGCCGCCCCCGAATCGAAGAGCGTCACCGTGAAGCCCGACGCGGATGCTTCCGGCGTCGAGCTGGTCCTCTCGGGCGGCGCGCGGGTGCATGGGACGGTGAAGGACGCGGGGGGCAAAGCCGTTTCGGGGGCGCGTGTCACCGCTGTCTCCGAAAACGGGATGGCGCGGGCGACCACGGACTCGGACGGTCGCTACGCGCTCGAGCACCTTGCGCCTGGCGACTGGATGGTCTCTGTCTCGTCCGGGGAGGGGGCCGGGGGCGATGCCGACATGACAAGGCCCGTCTCCGTCGCAGCGGGAGATGATCGCGCGCTCGATTTCACGCTCGGCGGCGGTTTCTCGGTCTCCGGGAGGGTGATCAGCCATGGCGCGCCGCTCGCGGGGGCGTACATCTACTTCTCGCGGGAGGAGGCGGGCGAACAGGTTTCAACCCACGGCGAGAGCAGGAAGGACGGGAGCTACCGCGTGACGGGCTTTTCCGCCGGCAGCTACGAGGTCAGGGTATTGAAGGGGGATGAAGGGGATATGAAATTCTGTGACCTTCCCGCCCGGCTTGCCGTGAGCGGCGACCTCACCGGGCAGGACATTGTGCTACCCTCGGGGGTCATCGCAGGCACGCTGGCGGACGAGGGAGGTAAGACTCTCGCGGGGGTGCGGGTTCGCCTCGTGAAAAAGGATGAAGGTAAAACTAAATCCGCCGAATCGGAGATCGAGAAACAGATGCGCGAACTCTTATCGTTGAAGAAGAGCGGCAAAGGGGGGGCTTTCGAGTTCGCCATGCTCGGAGCCGGAAACTATGTGCTCGCGGCGGAGAAAAAGGGGATTGGCCGCGCGTCCGTGACGGCCGCGCTCGCCTCGGATGACGGGAGGGCGGAGGTCGCGCTCACCATGAGGCCCGGTTTCCCCATGAAGCTGCGGGCCGTGAGCGCTGCTTCCGGGAAACCGCTCGAGCGCGCGGCGGTGCGGGTTACCGATAAGAACGGGGACGAGGTGAAGGAGGAGACCGTTTCCGCGGAGCGGGGCGTGCTCACGGTCCCCGACCTCGCGGCGGGAACCTACCGCGTGGAGGTGGCCGCCGAGGGGTACGCGCCGGGGAAACTCGACGCCGTCAAGGTCGGGCCGGAAGAGGAGAGCGCGACGGAACTCAAGCTCGAGAAAGGCGCGACGCTCACGGTGACCGTCGCCAGGGAGAAGAACGGCCCGGTCGCGGGTGCAGTCGTCGAGCTCCTCGACTCCTCAGGGAAACGCTACAATCCCCCGAGCCTTTCAAAGGGGTTCATGCCGGGGGGGAGGACGGTCACCGGCTCACAGGGGAAGGCGAAGTTTGACCGTCTGCCCGAGGGCGCTTTTACCGTGAAGGCGTCGAAGGCCGGCTGCACACCCGCCGAGGCGAACGTCACGCTCAAGAAGGGCGAGGACGTAAAGATCTCCCTCATCCAGAAGTAG